TTACCTTTAGTTTTACCCATCTTCTTTTCCTCGCCGAATATATCGATGATATCATCTGCTATTTGAAAAGCTACACCTATATTCCTACCATACACTCCCAGAGCCTCTATGATTGAATCGTCAGCATCTGCAACTATTCCTCCGGCCCTACAAGAAGCTTCTATGAGTGCCCCAGTTTTAGCATAGACCATATTAAAATATTCATTTAACGTTACAGCCTTACGCCTTTTTTCAACCACATAAGGTTCGTCTAATCTTCCAAACTGCTCGAATAGAATGTCTAACCGTTCTCCTTCAGTCAAGACTTTATTTGTTTTAGCTATGAGTGCATGCAATCTTAATGCATGCTTTGAATCATTAATAGCTTCGGCAATAGCTTCTCTATAATGCACGGCAGCCAATATAGCCATGCTTAATCCATATTTCTTCCATACGGTGGGCTTTCCTCTTCTCAACTCGCCTCGGTCAATTATGTCATCTAATATAAGCGAATAATTATGAATAAGCTCTATCGCAGCTGCAATAGGTATAGCTTCTTCAACGCTCCCTCCAGCAGCTTGAGCGCTTAAAATAACGAGAGCTGGTCGAATTCTTTTTCCACCAGTTTTTATTTGATGCAAAACTATTTCTTCGAATTCTTTGCTACATGTAGATTTCAAGTATTTTTCCATGTGGGGCTCTACGATTGCTCCAAGTTTAACAAGTTTAGCTAATATGTTTTCGCTCAATTTAACCACCTAACGAATGATTCTTCGTCAATTGTCG
Above is a window of Thermoproteales archaeon DNA encoding:
- a CDS encoding polyprenyl synthetase family protein, whose amino-acid sequence is MSENILAKLVKLGAIVEPHMEKYLKSTCSKEFEEIVLHQIKTGGKRIRPALVILSAQAAGGSVEEAIPIAAAIELIHNYSLILDDIIDRGELRRGKPTVWKKYGLSMAILAAVHYREAIAEAINDSKHALRLHALIAKTNKVLTEGERLDILFEQFGRLDEPYVVEKRRKAVTLNEYFNMVYAKTGALIEASCRAGGIVADADDSIIEALGVYGRNIGVAFQIADDIIDIFGEEKKMGKTKGKDIIEHKMGNIIILLAFEELSANQKEYLSSLLRKESITKEELMQAIEIISNTSARDRAYKIGEKYLNEALECLKKLPDNDAHSDLEELAKFILYRMF